Proteins encoded in a region of the Salminus brasiliensis chromosome 2, fSalBra1.hap2, whole genome shotgun sequence genome:
- the LOC140549549 gene encoding class I histocompatibility antigen, F10 alpha chain-like, whose product MEVAAALRVALLGAVCVCSLGERHSLYYIYSALNKDVALPGIYEFTALGLLDDREIDYYNSKEQMKIPKQDWMKEKMEDEYWVKGTQSRKSKEQWFRVNVGILMERMRHNDSDLHVLQWRHGCEIDDSSGAVKFVRGIDEYSYDGSEFLSFDDQNMRWIAPVPEATPTKQKWDDVAILNQYTKGYLEKECVDWLTKFMDYGKQSLRKHSPPDVYVFAKKSQEKLTLTCLATGFYPKDVGMSVRKYSTSLPEHLLTSSGVRPNDDGTYQLRKSVDIDSNEKARYDCYVTHSSFDGPIIKEWAERTGLVGIIVGVLVVAGVLCAVVFALKKFGIIGGGRLGGSRSVSSGSSLRSSNPSSQTSAGHGMTNGTANGTNGEALLHEQENNYKTANGSNRELLPHSNGASNGAVNGFSGADH is encoded by the exons ATGGAGGTGGCGGCGGCCCTGCGTGTGGCTCTGCTGGgcgcggtgtgtgtgtgctctctcgGAG AGAGACACTCTCTGTACTACATCTACAGCGCCCTCAACAAGGACGTCGCTCTACCAGGCATCTATGAGTTCACAGCCCTGGGGCTGCTGGATGACCGGGAGATCGACTACTACAACAGTAAAGAGCAGATGAAGATTCCTAAACAGGACTGGATGAAGGAGAAGATGGAGGACGAGTACTGGGTCAAAGGCACCCAGTCTCGCAAGAGCAAAGAGCAGTGGTTCAGGGTCAACGTGGGAATCTTGATGGAGCGTATGAGGCACAATGACTCTG ATCTTCATGTTCTTCAGTGGAGACACGGCTGTGAGATCGATGACTCCAGTGGAGCAGTGAAGTTTGTGAGAGGCATTGATGAGTACAGCTACGACGGCTCAGAGTTCCTCTCCTTCGATGATCAAAACATGCGCTGGATTGCTCCAGTTCCAGAAGCAACACCAACTAAACAGAAATGGGATGATGTGGCCATCCTGAACCAGTACACCAAGGGTTACCTGGAGAAAGAGTGTGTGGACTGGCTCACCAAATTCATGGATTACGGAAAACAATCTCTGAGAAAACACT ctccaccagacgTCTATGTGTTCGCAAAGAAATCTCAGGAAAAGCTGACCCTGACCTGCCTGGCCACGGGCTTCTACCCAAAAGACGTGGGGATGAGTGTGAGGAAGTACAGCACTTCACTTCCTGAACATCTGCTGACATCCTCTGGAGTCAGACCCAATGATGATGGAACCTAccagctgaggaagagtgtggaCATTGATAGCAATGAAAAAGCCCGATACGACTGTTATGTGACTCACAGCTCCTTCGATGGGCCAATAATTAAAGAATGGG CAGAAAGGACAGGCCTTGTGGGGATCATTGTAGGAGTTCTTGTTGTGGCAGGTGTGCTGTGTGCTGTCGTCTTTGCCCTTAAAAAGTTTGGGATAATTG GTGGAGGACGTCTTGGTGGATCACGTTCAGTCAGCAGTGGAAGTTCTCTCAGAAGTTCTAACCCAAGTTCTCAGACGTCTGCAG GCCATGGAATGACAAATGGGACAGCAAACGGCACCAATGGGGAGGCACTCCTGCATG